The genomic DNA GATTGCCGACCGGCGCGTCGGAGAAGAGGTCGATCGCGGGGATGCCCGGCGCCATTTGGTGCAACACAGCCTTCATCTGACCCGTGTAGGGGCCATGCAAGCCGAAATCCGTGAACAAGACAATCATGGGCGGGCGCCGATAGCGCTGCGACGGACATACAAATAGTCGGCCGGAAGGCGCATCCGCCGGCAGGCCTGAACGGCTGGGCTGGATTCCGTAACGAGGCGATCCGCCAAAGCCCCAGCCTGCCGGACTGCCCCAGATTCCCAAGTGTGCAATCCGTGGCCGGTGAGCCCCAACAGCGCCTGCACCCAACAGGGCACCAGATCAACGGCGGCCGCCACCAGCAGGAGCTGCGCCGGCCTCAGCGGCAGCGGCAGAATAGGCGCTGAACACATGATCGCGAGGAATTCGAACACTATGGCCGAGCGCTCCAGCCGTCCGGCGGTCGCATGGAACAGCGCTTCAAGCTCGGCTTCCGATCCCGGCGCGCCTGTGGCGCCGAAAAGGCGCGCAGCCGGTACGCCCTCGGCGTAATAGCGGTCGCGCTCCGATGCGGAGAACTGCTGCACATAGACGTGATAAGCCTGGACAAAGCCGTACGCCGCCGTGGCCTGAACCCAGTTCAGAAGGTTGGGATCATTGGCGTGGTACGTCTCGCCTGACGATGTCACGCCTTCAATGCGGTCGTGTATTCGCCGAACGCGGGCGATCATGGCCTCGGCCATGGTGCGGGGGCCATAGACCGTCACCATCGCAGCCAGCCCCGTGGTGTGCAGTCGTTGAATTGGATCAAGGCGGAAAGAGGTATGCTCCCATATGCCGGTGCGCACGCGCGGTTCAGCAAGCTCCAGGATCACCGCGGTGACGCCGCCGATGAACAGCGAGAGCGGGTTCTTGAATACGCGCCACGACACGGAGTCCGGCGATACCAGTCCGGCCTCGCCGATCGGTCGCGAGAAATCGATGTGAGGCAGGTCGCCAGGTTGCAGCACCGCCCGCGTCACCGCCTCCAAGAGGCTTTGCAACGGCCAAGGCAGGACGATCGGCGTGGTCATGGCACGAGCGCCATTCACAAAAAACACGTGCACCCAAGCAGCCAAGTGGGCCGCTGGACGCGCTTGGCGACACTACGGCCACTTTCTGCGGTGCTCGATCGCGCACAGTAGCTCAATTGGATGACGGTGCCCACCGCGAGCGGACGCCGAGCAAGCAGCCGGGGCCACTACGACAAGTGCTGTCGCTCATGACCCGCAGGCTTTCCTCAAATTTGCCAGAGTTCGCACGAGCGAAGACCATCATCGCTCATATATTCCGACGAGGAGCGCCTCGGCGAGGAGATGCTTGCGCGCTTCTCGTTCGACTCCCTGACACGGTGGGTCGTTGCCGAGCGGCAGGTGATCTATCGACAGTGCCAGCAGCCGGAAGTGGTAGCGATGCGGGCCGTGGCGATGCGGTGGACAGGGACCACCGTAACCTGGTCGCCGGAAATCGTTGGTAGCCTGCCTGAAGCCTTGCTTGGCGGCGTGCTGGGCGGCGCCTTCGGCCAGCCCTACACAATCGGCCGCAATGTCATAGGCCGCCCAGTGATGCCAGATCCCCGCCGGAGCGTCCGGATCATCGCAGAGAAGGACAAAGCTGCCGGTTCCGGCCGGAGCGCCGGTCCAGCCGAGGGGAGGGGAACGATCCTCACCGTCGCAAGTGAAGCGCCGCGGGATCGTCGTACCGTTGGCAAAGCTGCCTGAACTGAGCTGCATGGGTCGCTCCTAACGCTGTTGCCGCGCCGCGCAATACTCAGTCCCAAAACGCCAGGTGCCAGGCAAAACTGGTAGGAAGCGCGGGCGCCGCCCCTTGAGGCTGCGTTGTGACACGAGCTTCACGGTTGATCTGACGCGAGGATAGGCGCTCTGTCGAAATTGTACGAGACAATATCGAATGGCAGTTCGGTTCGCCCTGCCGCCCTGTCCCACGCATCGTAGCCAGTGATGGCAAGGCTGTGATACCATTGCACAAGTTGCGCCGCGGTTGGCAATTGCCACGCCCGCGCAGCCTGACCACTGTGCAGTGCTAATCGGGTCGCGGGTCTGATCCCGTGAACGAGTGGCCTCGGACCATGGAACTTGTCGTTGCTCTTGGGCTGATCGTCTTCAAGGTCGCGTTTCTGATTGCGATCCTGCTGCTGCTGCCATTGCCGCTGACCTGGCTGGAACGCAAGATCGCGGGGCACATGCAGCAGAGGATGGGGCCGATGCGTGTGGGATGGCATGGGCTGCTGCAGCCGGTGGCGGATGGGGTCAAGCTCTTGACCAAGGAGGACCACATCCCGGCCGAGGCCGACCGCTTCCTGTTCAAATTGGCGCCAATCCTGGCGCTCGCTCCGCCCTTCGTGGTGTTCGTCGCGGTCCCCTTCGGCGAATCCGTCTCGGTGCTCGGCACCAAGATCACTCTCTACGTCTCCAACATGAATGTGGCGCTGCTTTTCGTCTTTGCGGTGATCGGGATCGAGGTCTATGGCGTTATCTTCGGCGGCTGGGCGGCGAACAGCAAGTACGCTGTCCTGGGCAGTCTCAGGACCTGCGCGCAGATGATCAGCTACGAGATCCCGATGGGGTTCGCGGTCATCGGCGTGGTCATGCTGGCGCAATCCATGAGCCTGCTCGACATCGTGCGGGCGCAAGCCAATGTCTGGAACATCGTCTACCAACCGGTAGGGTTCTTTGTATTTTTCGTAGCCGGCCTGGCCGAAGCGCAGCGCATTCCCTTCGACCTGGCGGAAGCGGAAGGCGACCTGGGGGCCGGTTTCCATACCGAATACAGCGGCATCCGCTTCGCATTCTTCATGGTCAGTGAATACGCCGTCATGCTCCTGACGTCGGTCCTGGCGGTGATCCTGTTCTTCGGCGGCTGGAACGGCGTGCTGGTCCCGTTGCCGCCGCTCCTCTGGTTCGTGCTCAAGGTCGCCTTCTTCGTCTATCTGTTTATCTGGTTCCGCTTCACTTTCCCGCGCTATCGCTACGACCAACTGATGGCGATCGGGTGGAAAGTCTTGCTTCCTTTGTCGATGGCGAACATAATCATAACCGGTGTTGCTTTCCTCTAGGGGGCTGCAACGAGGCGACGATGTCGCGCGCAGTGGACAGAGCTGGAAGATGGATCGGCTGGGCGTTCTTCGCCGATCTGGCGAACGCGCTGGCGCTCACTTTCGGCTACATGTTTTCCAGATCCGTGACCATGCAGTATCCGGACAAGGAAAAATGGTTGCCCTATTCGCGTTACCGCGGGCATCACTTCCTGAAGCGCGACGAAGCGGGCGAGATCAAATGCGTAGCCTGTGAGCTCTGCGCACGGATCTGTCCGTGCGACTGCATCGAAGTGATTCCCTACGAGGACGAGAAGGGCAACCGACACCCGGCGAAATTCGAGATCGACATGGCCCGGTGCCTGTTCTGCGGGTTGTGCGAGGACGCCTGCCCGGCGGACGCGATCGCGCTTGGCCAACAGTACGAATTCTCGAGTTTTTCCTCAGCTGGCCTGGTGATCGGGCGTGACGACCTGCTCGCCAAGCCGGGCAAGGCGACGACCGGCGGCGGCGTGGTCGCTGCACGTTTGAACACCGAACAGGACGTGCTGGTCGAGACGCGCGAGTCGCAGGGATACAATTGGTGGCGGAATATCCGTCGAACGTGAAGGCGCGCCGGGTGGCAAGCCGGAGCGCGCAGACAGGAGGCTCAGATGCTGGTCTGCCAAATCTTGAAGAGCAAGGCTCCCGAGGTCGTCTCGGTCGCTCCAAGCCAGACGATGGTGGAAGTGCTGCGGCTGTTTCGGGAGAACAACATCGGCTTCGTGGTCGTCAGCCGTTTCCCCGGGGATTGCCTAGGCACGCTGTCGGAGCGGGACTGCTGCAATGCAGTGGCCGAGCACGGAACCAACGCGCCCATGATGCGGGTCGCCGAGATCATGAACCGCGGTGTGGCGAGCTGCTCGACACTGGATATGCTGCCCTCGGTGATGGCGATCATGACCAATCAGCGCACGCGCCATGTGCTGGTCATGGATGGCGGCACAGTTGTCGGCGTGGTGAGCATCGGCGACGTGGTCAAGCACCGCCTCGAAGAATTGATGAGCAACGAGCAGGTGCTGCACGATTACATTGCCGGGACCGGTTATCACTGACCGCCGGGTCAAGGCGCAGGGGGCAGGACGCCGGGGAACCCGTGGTGCCTCAGCCCGGATTGCCAGGCCACGCCCCGACGCCGGCGAGAGTGGCGATCTCGAAAGCCGCGTGCGCCATTTCAACTTCCACCGGGCATGGGTATTCGCCCCGCCGCAGCAGGCTGTTGAGACGCATGGATCTGTAGTTCTCGGGAACGAACACGAGGCCGTTGGGAAAACGCTTGTTGACCTTGAGCTTCGCCGTCAGTTCGCCCTGGGCCGATCGCACGACCACCTGATCGCCATCCGCAAGGCCAAGCTGGGCTGCATCCGGCGCGCTCATCTCGACATATGGGTCATCCGCGACCGTGCTCAGGATATCAGAGCGCTCGGAAAGATATCCGTTGTGGAACAAGCAGTTGCCGGTGATCAGCATGAGCCCGCCGGCGGCAATGGGGGCTGGCGGGGGGGCGAAGAACTCGCCTGCCGGCGGTGCAAGGGCCGCCTTCGTAAATGCTCCGTCGGGACCAAATCCGTCCTGCGTCAACCCCTGGTAGGCCGGAACCAGCCGGGCAATCTCGCCGAAGACTTCGCCTTGGATCGATGGCCGCAACGCATGTCCGCGAAGCACCGCAACGAAGTCGAATATCGCCAGATTGTCCCGCGCCTCGAGGGCGGATTCGCGGAATTTGCAGACCTTCTGGGTCCGGCCTTCGTTGTTAGTGAACGTGCCGGATTCCTCGCCATAGCTCGCTGCCGGCAGCACGACATCTGCGAGGCCCGCCGTATCCGTGAGGAACGCGTCCTGCACGATCAGGAGATCGGCGGCACGAAGCGCCCGCTGCACAAATTTCCGGTCGGGACAGGACATCATTGGGTCGCTTCCGGCGATATAGAGCGCACCCACTCGCTTCCCGTTACAAAGCTCGAGCATGGCGTCGAAATCCGCGCCCGGTTCAGACGGGATTTCGGCGCCCCAAGCCCGTTCGAGCGTTGCGCGTGCCGCATCATCGGCGAGCGCGCGCAACCCCGGCAGCGCCGTCGGCAGTACGCCCATGTCCCAGGCGCCCAGTTGATTGGCACGGTCGAAGAGGAACTGCATCGCCAGGCCCTTACCGAGTGCGCGCAGGACCTGCAAAAGGTTGTTGAGCTGGTACAACGTCGCGCGCGCCCGGGGTGATCTCAAGAGGTCGGCGCTGACAAGCACAGTGGCGCTCCGGCCTTCCAGCAGCGCTGCGGCCAGGCGGTCCGGATCGTCACTGTCGGCGGCCGCTGCTGGCCGGCCGGTTTTCACGCCGATGTCCGCAAAAACGTCGCCCGGCAATGCCTGACCAGCCGCCCCCAGTCCGCTCACCACTGCGGCAAGGCCCTGAGCCTCACCGCCTGGCGGCACGCGAACGACCGCCCGCGCATCGGCGTCGAGGCGGGATGGCCGCGCCGAGAGCATGAGTAAGCCGGTCTGTCGACGCCGTGCACAGTCTCGCAGTAAATATTCGGTGACAGGGTTTTCGTCCGTCACGTTGCCGCCGACTACAAGCACACAGTCGTTGCCGATTACCTCCTCCAGCGGCGCTCGCGTGTAGAAGGAGGCTACCAACGGGCCGAGCGCGTCAAAGGGCGTGGACCAGCGCGAGGAGCAGTCGATATTGTTGGTCCGGAATGCCGTCCGCATCAGCTTCTGGAATTGATAAAGCACCTCGTTGGGCAGGCGCGGCGAGGCCAGCCCGCCCGCAACCTTGCCGGCGACGGCCGACAGCCGCCGGCGGAGGTAGTCGCCCGCTTCGTCCCATGAAACCGGGACCAGGACCCCGCCACGACGGATCATCGGCCGCTTGATCCGATCCTGACTGCCGACGAAGTCGAGGCCGAATCGCCCGCGCACGCAGAGCGTTTCGCGGTTGACCCCGTGCTCCACCTTCGAGCGGACCCGCATGAACTCGCCCTTGCGTGTACCGACGGTCAGTTGGCAGCCGGTGCCGCAATGCGGGCAGACCGTGTCGGTCTCGACCAGATCCCAGGGCCGCGCCTTGTAGCGATAGGGGAAGCTCATCAGCGCGCCGACCGGGCAGACCTCGACGCAATTGCCGCATTGGTCGCAACTCGCGAGACTGCCCTCGAAGCCAGTGACAGCGGTATCCATGCCTTTTTCAACGGTGCCCAGGGCGACCGCGCCGACGACTTCTTCGCACATCCGGACGCAGCGCTGGCACTGGATGCAGCGGTTGACGTTCATGATGATGACCGGGCTGAGACGGATGTCGTGGGAGTGGAACACACGCTTGGCATCGCGGAACCGGCTTGCGCGGGGACCGTATGCCATCACCATGTCTTGAAGCTCGCACTCGCCCCCCTTGTCGCAGATCGGGCAGTCGAGTGGGTGATTGGCAAGCAGCATGTCGAGCATGGAAGAGCGCGTCTCGTCGATCAGCTGCGTGTTCGTGTGCACCACCATGCCGTCGGTGATCGCGGTGGCGCAAGCAGGCTGCAGCCGCCGCTGCCCCTCAATCTCCACCAGGCACATGCGGCAGGAGGCTAGCGCCGGCAGCCGCTTCAGGTAGCAGAAGGTCGGGATGTCGATGCCCAGACGCTCGGCGGCCTGGAGCACCGTGGAGCCCGCCTCCACTTCCAGCGTTCGTTCATCGATTGTCACGCGAACCATGGCTTCCTCGCGGTCCTCTCGTTGCGCCCTCTTCAGTGAAACGGGCACCTCCGCTCCTCAATGTGCGTGACGAATTCATCTTCGAAATGGGCCAGTGCTGCCCGCAGGCCCATTGCCGCGCCATCGCCCAAAGCGCAGAACGTGTTACCGAAAATGCCCTTGCAGAGCGCCCCCAACTGTTCCAGATCGCCCGGCTCGCCTTGGCCCGCCTCGAGCCGGCGCAGCACCTTGACGACCCAGTTCAACCCTTCGCGGCAGGGGGTGCACTTGCCGCAGGACTCGTGGTGGAAGAACTCGATGATCCGAGTGGCGACTTTGACGATGCAGGTCGAGTCGTCGATCACGATCACCCCGGCCGAGCCGAGCATCGAGCCGGCAGCGGCCAACGAGTCGAAGTCCATCCCGACGTCCAGCCCGCGCTCCGGGATCAGTGGCGCCGAGACCCCGCCTGGGATCACCGCCTTGAGCTGGCGCCCTGGCAGCGGCCCGCCGGCATGATCACAGACCAGTTCGCGCAGCGGTATCCCCATCGGCAGCTCGTAAAGGCCAGGTTTGCGCACCTGTCCGCTGAGGCAATAGAGCTTTGGGCCGGGGCTCTTGTCCGGTCCGATACCGCGGAACCAGTCGGCCCCTCGCACCACGATATGCGGGACGCAGGCCAGCGTCTCGACGTTGTTGATAACGGTCGGGCTGGCGTAGAGTCCTTCGACCGCCGGAAACGGCGGTTTCAGGCGCGGCTGCGCCCGCTTGCCTTCGAGCGAGTCGAGCATCGCGGTCTCCTCGCCGCAGATATAGGCGCCGGCTCCGCAATGGATGTGCACGGCGAAGCTGAAATCCGAGCCCAGGATACGCGTTCCCAGATAACCCTTCGCATGAGCCTCGGCGATCGCCTGCTCCAGCCGCGCGATCGCCAGCGTGTATTCCCCGCGGACATAGACATAGGCGGTTTCCGCTCCTATCGCGTAGGCGGAGATCGCCATGCCCTCGATCAGTTGGTGCGGGTCACGCTCCATGATGATCCGGTCCTTGAAGGTGCCCGGCTCGCCTTCGTCGGCGTTGCAGCACAGGTATTTCGGCTTGCCGGCACGCTTGGGCACGAAGCTCCATTTCATTCCTGTAGGAAATCCGGCTCCGCCGCGACCGCGCAGGTTGGATTTCTTGACAAGGTCGATGATCTCGTCGGGCGTGTGCTCCCGCAGGGCCTTGGCCAACGCCTTGTAGCCGCCGCCGGCCTCATAGGTCGACAGCAGATGGCCATCCGGCGCGTCCACGTTCTTGAGAAGGACCGGTTCGAACATGGCGCTATTCTCCCGGCGGCCCTGCGGCGGCGAGATCGGCGCTTGTCGCTCGCCGCACCGTTGCGCGCAGCCTGTCCAGGAGCGCGTCGATCCGCGCGATGTCGAGGTTGCCGTGATAGTCGTCGCCGACCTGCATCACCGGGGCCATCTCGCAAGCACCGAGGCATTCGACGGTCGAAAGCGTGAACAGCCCATCCGGGGTCGTGCCGCCTTTCTTGATCCCGAGCACCTCCTCCAGGTGCCTCAGCAGGTCTTCGGATCGGCGCAGCATGCAGGAAACGTTGTCGCAGAGCTGCAGGTGGAAAATGCCGACCGGCTCGGTGTGGAAGAGGGTGTAGAAGGTCGCCAGTTCGTAGACCCAGATACGCTCGACGCCGAGGATGTCGGCGACCTCTTCCAGCACCGGGCCGGGCAGATGGCCATGTTCCCTCTGCGCAATCAGAAGCGCGGGCATGATCGCCGAGCGCTGGTCGGGATATCGCGCCGCCGCCTCTTCGATTTTTTCGCGCATGGTCATCGCGTCCAGATCCTCTGCTACTTGTCCACCTCCGCCATCACGGGGTCGAGGCTGCCGAGCACGGCGATCATATCCGCCAGATAGCGCGCGTTGGTGACCCCGAAGAGTCCCTGAAGGTTGACGAACGAGGGTGACCGCACCTTCATGCGGAACGGTTTCGGCGACCCGTCGCTGACGATGTAGAAGCCGAGCTCGCCCTTTGGCGCCTCGATCGCCGAATAGACCTCGCCCTTCGGCACCTTGAAGCCATAGGCCGACAGGTCGAAATGCTGGATCAGCGCCTCCATCGAACAGTGCACCCGGTCCTTGTCCACCGGGAAGGCGATTGTCGGCATGTCGATCTGGAACGGCCCGTCGGGCATCTGGTCGAGGCATTGCTCGATGATCCGGACGCTCTCGCGCATTTCCTCGACCCGGCATCGCCAGCGTGCATAGCAATCGCCCTCTTGCCTGGTGATGACCCTGAAATCGAGCTGGTCGTAAATTTCGTAAGGCTCGTCGCGGCGGATATCCCAGTCGACGCCCGAGGCGCGCAGGTTCGGGCCGCTCAGGCCGAGATCGATGCCGTCTTCGGGCGAAATCACACCGATCCCTTGCGTGCGTTTCAGGAACACCCGATTGCTGTCGAGCAACCGTTCATAGTCGCGGATCCGGTTCGGGAAGATGTCGCAGAACTCTCGGATCTTAGGGAAGAACCCATCGGGCAGGTCCTCGCGCACGCCGCCGACCCGGCAGAATGAGGTGTGCATCCGCGCCCCGCTGATCATCTCCAGCAGGTCCATGATCATTTCGCGCTCGCGCATGGCGTAAAGCAGCGCGGTCATGGCGCCCAGGTCCATCGGAAGCGCGCCGGTGATCAGGAGATGGCCGGAAATTCGCGCCAGTTCCGCCATCAGCACGCGGATATATTGCGCGCGGACAGGTGCCTGGATGCCCAGGAGCTTCTCCACCGCAAGCGCGAAGGCCAGGTTGTTCGAGGGTGGACAGAGGTAGTCCAGCCGGTCGGTCAGCGGAAAAATCTGGGTGTAGGCGAAACTCTCGGCCAGTTTCTCGGTGCCGCGGTGGAGGTAGCCGATATGCGGGTCCACGCGCGCGACATATTCGCCATCCAGTTCGAGGACGAGCCGCAGCACGCCATGCGTACTGGGATGCTGTGGGCCGAGGTTGAGAAGCACCTCCCTGGTGTTGGGCGTATCGGCTTCCGGCCGGCTCAGTTCCGTGACTTCGGTCATCTCAAGTCCCGGGTGTGGAACGGCCTCCCTGTGGAATGTCCTTGGTGGCAAGGTCGGGCTGCGTCGGCGGCGGACCCTCTGCGCCGAACGGGTTCAGCTTGTCCTTGTAGCCGCGGAGCGGAAAGTCCTTGCGCTGCGGGAAGCCCTCGAACCCTTCCCACATATAGATCCGGCGCAGGTCGGGGTGGCCTTCGAACCTGATCCCGTACATATCCCAGGCCTCGCGCTCATGCCAGTTGGCGGTGCGCCAGACCCCCGTCACCGACGGAACCCGCGGCGGATCGCCGAGGCGGCACTTGATCCGCACACGCCATTTGTTCGGCAGCGAAAAGAGGTGGTACACCGCCTCATAGCGCGGTGCTTCTGGGTAGTGATCGACCCCGCAGATGTCGGACAGGAAATCGAACCGCAGCGCCGGGTGTTCCTTGAGGAACCGGCAAAGCTCGACGATCATGCCAGGCGGAGCGGCGAAAGCGTGAACCCCGTGCGAGAAACCAAGCTGCTCGATCGTCCCGCCGAAGCGTTCCACGATCAGGGCAGGGATGAGGGGTGTCTCCACGCTCATGGCACTGCGGCCCGTTCCGCAGGCGCCCCTGCCAGCGCCCTGGATTTCTTGATCTTCTCCTGAAGCAGGAGGAAGCCGTGCATCAGCGCCTCGGGCCGTGGCGGGCAGCCGGGCACATGCACGTCCACCGGCACGAAGGTCTCGGCTCCCTGCACCACCGCATAGGTGTTGTAGACACCGCCCGAGATCGCGCAGGTGCCCATGGCGATGACCCAGCGAGGCTCCGGCATCTGGTCATAGAGCCGGCGCACCACGGGAGCGAATTTCCGCGTTATGGTGCCGGCGATGATCATCACGTCGGACTGGCGCGGCGAAGGCCGGAACACCACGCCGAAGCGGTCGAGATCGTAGCGGGCACAGCCCGCCGAGATCATCTCGATGGCGCAGCAGGCGATGCCGAAGGTCTCCGGCCACAGCGCCGACCTCCGGCCCCAGCTGATCAGGCTGTCGGCCGTGGTGAACAGGACACTGTCGCGGATGGCGTTGTTTACACCTCCCATTCCAGCGCTCCCTTCAGCCAGGCGTAGGCGAAGCCCACGAGAAGCAGCAATATGAAGACGAACATCTCGACATAGCCGACCGGCCCGATTTCCTTCAGGACGACGGCCCAGGGAAACAGGAACATCGTCTCGACATCGAAGACGACAAACAGGATCGCGAGGATGAAGAACTGCACCCTGAAGCGGCCGCCGGCGGCCTCACCAGCCGGGTCCATGCCGCATTCGTAGGGCATGTTCTTTGCGGGGTAGGGATTGGACGGGCGCAGCAGCGAGGAAACAAAAAGGGTAGCTGTCGCCACCAGAACAATTCCGGCGACCATGAACAGTACCGGCAGGAACTCCATTCCGGTCACGTCGCACAGCCCCGGTCACCCGCCGCGGGCTTTGCTCAGGCCGCCACCGACGCCTTGAGGCCGGTGATGCGGGCGCCCTGGAAGCGACAAGGGCATTCCTTTCTAGTTCGCCAGAGTATTCCGACGATTGGATCATTGCAAATCCAATCGATCAGCCGCTGGTTGCTGCATGTTGGGCAAGCCTTAGAAACCACGCCGGAAATAGGCCGATGCCGATGGTGCCTGCAGCGGTGAAGGCGAGCGTGGCGCGGACCGAGGGCGTCAGCGCCGGCACGAACGCGCCTTCCGGCTCGCGCATGTAGATCACCATCACGATGCGGATATAGAAGTAAGCAGCAACGGCACTCAGCAGCACTGCGATCACCGCCAGCATGACGAAGCCCCGCTCGACGAGCGCGACCAGCACGTAGAACTTGGCGAAGAACCCGGCTGTCGGCGGGATGCCGGCCAACGAAAACAGATAAAGCAGCATCAGAAGCGCCAGCCCGCGATGCGACTTGGCGAAGCCAGCGTAGTCGTCGATGACCTCGCCCGAGAAATCGCCGTTCCGCATCATGATCACGGTGCCGAAGATGCCGAGGTTCATGAATGCATAGATCAGCAAATAGAGCATCACGCTGGCCACTCCGTCCGCACCGCCGGCCGCCACACCGAACATGGCGAACCCGGCATGGGCGATGCTGGAATAGGCCAGAAGGCGCTTGAAATTGTCCTGCACCAGCGCCACGAAACTACCTAGCGCCATTGTCACGGCTGCAATGACCGCGACGATGATCCAGGCGTTCGAGGCTGCGACCAGCGGGTTGAGGAACACCCGCAGGATCACGGCGAAGCCCGCTGCCTTGGGCCCCACCGACATGAAGGCGGTGATCGTCGTCGGCGCGCCTTCATAGACGTCCGGTACCCACATATGGAACGGCACGGCGCCGACCTTGAATGCCAGCCCCGCGACGATAAAGACCACGGCCAGAAGCAATCCGGGATCGAGCGGACCACCGGTCGCCGCCGCAGCCATCCTGTCCAACTGCGTGGTGCCGACGAGCCCGTAGACCAGCGAAACGCCGTAAAGGAAAATCCCGGTCGAGACCCCGCCAAGGATCACGAATTTCAGCGCCGCTTCGTTCGACCGCTGCTGCCGCCGCAGGAAACCGGTCAGCACATAGGTGCAGAGCACCATCAGTTCGAGGCCTACATAGATCGACAGGAGGTCGATCGCCGAGGCCATGATCATCATTCCCGAAAGCGCCA from Mesorhizobium sp. M1E.F.Ca.ET.045.02.1.1 includes the following:
- a CDS encoding NADH-quinone oxidoreductase subunit N, which encodes MTAALLFQSILASLPEIVVVTGACILLILGQLVRKEQEHFLVWASVAIVLIAAVATLMLADEVRPAYSGMFIADRFAVFFKVVFYLATVLTFLLSRRYAEIERIGSSEYYVLLLLALSGMMIMASAIDLLSIYVGLELMVLCTYVLTGFLRRQQRSNEAALKFVILGGVSTGIFLYGVSLVYGLVGTTQLDRMAAAATGGPLDPGLLLAVVFIVAGLAFKVGAVPFHMWVPDVYEGAPTTITAFMSVGPKAAGFAVILRVFLNPLVAASNAWIIVAVIAAVTMALGSFVALVQDNFKRLLAYSSIAHAGFAMFGVAAGGADGVASVMLYLLIYAFMNLGIFGTVIMMRNGDFSGEVIDDYAGFAKSHRGLALLMLLYLFSLAGIPPTAGFFAKFYVLVALVERGFVMLAVIAVLLSAVAAYFYIRIVMVIYMREPEGAFVPALTPSVRATLAFTAAGTIGIGLFPAWFLRLAQHAATSG
- the nuoB gene encoding NADH-quinone oxidoreductase subunit NuoB, yielding MGGVNNAIRDSVLFTTADSLISWGRRSALWPETFGIACCAIEMISAGCARYDLDRFGVVFRPSPRQSDVMIIAGTITRKFAPVVRRLYDQMPEPRWVIAMGTCAISGGVYNTYAVVQGAETFVPVDVHVPGCPPRPEALMHGFLLLQEKIKKSRALAGAPAERAAVP
- the nuoD gene encoding NADH dehydrogenase (quinone) subunit D gives rise to the protein MTEVTELSRPEADTPNTREVLLNLGPQHPSTHGVLRLVLELDGEYVARVDPHIGYLHRGTEKLAESFAYTQIFPLTDRLDYLCPPSNNLAFALAVEKLLGIQAPVRAQYIRVLMAELARISGHLLITGALPMDLGAMTALLYAMREREMIMDLLEMISGARMHTSFCRVGGVREDLPDGFFPKIREFCDIFPNRIRDYERLLDSNRVFLKRTQGIGVISPEDGIDLGLSGPNLRASGVDWDIRRDEPYEIYDQLDFRVITRQEGDCYARWRCRVEEMRESVRIIEQCLDQMPDGPFQIDMPTIAFPVDKDRVHCSMEALIQHFDLSAYGFKVPKGEVYSAIEAPKGELGFYIVSDGSPKPFRMKVRSPSFVNLQGLFGVTNARYLADMIAVLGSLDPVMAEVDK
- a CDS encoding NADH-quinone oxidoreductase subunit A yields the protein MTGMEFLPVLFMVAGIVLVATATLFVSSLLRPSNPYPAKNMPYECGMDPAGEAAGGRFRVQFFILAILFVVFDVETMFLFPWAVVLKEIGPVGYVEMFVFILLLLVGFAYAWLKGALEWEV
- a CDS encoding NADH-quinone oxidoreductase subunit C, with translation MSVETPLIPALIVERFGGTIEQLGFSHGVHAFAAPPGMIVELCRFLKEHPALRFDFLSDICGVDHYPEAPRYEAVYHLFSLPNKWRVRIKCRLGDPPRVPSVTGVWRTANWHEREAWDMYGIRFEGHPDLRRIYMWEGFEGFPQRKDFPLRGYKDKLNPFGAEGPPPTQPDLATKDIPQGGRSTPGT